From a single Cytophagia bacterium CHB2 genomic region:
- a CDS encoding T9SS type A sorting domain-containing protein — translation ELHAPVNVGREDTTSGWLEIPPQAVRDGRVQLRIVKTGGAGQASVAELWLREANYDGASAPIFENEFAQIPQAFALEQNYPNPFNPQTTIAFSVPENFHGQVSLRIYDMTGKLVRELINEDRGPGRYRVVWDGLSQSGNRLASGLYLYQLRAGSFSTARKLILMK, via the coding sequence ATGAGTTGCATGCGCCCGTCAATGTCGGACGTGAAGACACTACCAGCGGCTGGCTGGAGATTCCGCCGCAGGCCGTGCGCGATGGTCGCGTGCAATTGCGCATCGTCAAAACCGGCGGCGCTGGCCAGGCAAGTGTTGCCGAGTTGTGGCTGCGCGAAGCAAACTATGATGGCGCAAGCGCGCCAATTTTTGAGAATGAGTTCGCGCAAATTCCGCAAGCATTTGCATTGGAACAAAATTATCCCAATCCCTTCAATCCACAAACGACAATTGCGTTCAGCGTGCCGGAAAATTTTCACGGCCAGGTAAGCTTGCGTATTTACGACATGACGGGCAAGCTGGTGCGCGAGTTGATCAATGAAGATCGCGGCCCGGGGCGTTATCGTGTCGTGTGGGACGGGTTGAGTCAATCCGGAAACCGGCTGGCCTCGGGTTTGTATCTTTATCAATTGCGCGCCGGCAGTTTTTCAACCGCCCGCAAACTGATTTTGATGAAATAG
- a CDS encoding TlpA family protein disulfide reductase, with protein MVIFQIVLSVALLFANGAATIKIGQKAGDFVLPAASGETISLASQRGRVVLINFWATWCGPCQEELPELARLQSKYRERGLSILAISVDNEPENVKTFLKKYDIKLLGLWDRDKKTAEAYAVEAMPSSYLVDRNGIVRAIYRGYDPKEFKRLEAEVEALLAKAAVNGAGASIKSKN; from the coding sequence ATGGTGATTTTTCAAATCGTGTTGTCTGTGGCGCTATTGTTTGCGAACGGCGCCGCAACGATCAAGATCGGCCAAAAAGCCGGCGATTTTGTTTTACCCGCAGCCTCGGGAGAGACAATCTCGCTTGCGAGTCAGCGCGGCAGAGTCGTGCTCATTAATTTTTGGGCGACGTGGTGCGGCCCGTGTCAGGAAGAATTGCCGGAATTGGCGCGTTTGCAAAGCAAGTATCGTGAACGCGGCTTGAGTATTTTGGCGATCTCGGTGGACAATGAGCCGGAGAATGTTAAAACCTTTCTCAAGAAATATGACATCAAGTTACTCGGCTTGTGGGATCGTGACAAAAAAACCGCAGAAGCTTACGCGGTTGAAGCCATGCCGAGCAGTTATCTCGTCGATCGGAATGGCATTGTGCGCGCGATTTATCGCGGCTACGATCCCAAAGAATTCAAGCGTCTCGAAGCGGAAGTCGAGGCGTTGCTGGCAAAAGCCGCAGTGAATGGGGCTGGCGCATCAATCAAAAGTAAAAACTGA